The following coding sequences lie in one Heliangelus exortis chromosome 6, bHelExo1.hap1, whole genome shotgun sequence genomic window:
- the MTX2 gene encoding metaxin-2 isoform X4: MCNLPIQVVCRANAEYMSPSGKVPFIHVGNQVVSELGPIVQFVKAKGHSLSDGLDEVQKAEMKAYMELVNNMLLTAELYLQWCDDVTVEEITHPRYGSPYPWPLNRILSYQKQWEVRRKMKAIGWAGKTLEQVLEDVDQCCQALSQRLGTQPYFFNKQPTELDALVFGHLFTILTTQLITDELSEKVKNYSNLTAFCRRIEQQYFEGHDKDSSATGAARSAKRPLPK; encoded by the exons ATGTGTAATCTGCCAATCCAGGTGGTTTGCAGGGCAAATGCTGAGTACATGTCCCCATCTG GCAAAGTACCCTTTATTCACGTGGGAAATCAAGTAGTATCTGAACTTGGGCCCATAGTCCAGTTTGTAAAAGCCAAG GGCCATTCTCTCAGTGATGGGTTGGATGAAGTCCAAAAAGCTGAGATGAAAGCCTACATGGAATTAGTCAATAATATGCTCTTGACTGCAGAG CTCTATCTCCAGTGGTGTGATGATGTTACAGTAGAGGAG ATCACTCACCCAAGGTATGGTTCTCCTTACCCGTGGCCTCTTAACCGCATTTTGTCCTATCAGAAGCAGTGGGAGGTGAGGAGAAAGATGAAAGCTATTGGATGGGCTGGAAAAACACTTGAACAG GTGCTTGAAGACGTAGATCAGTGCTGTCAGGCTCTCTCCCAGAGATTAGGAACACAACCATATTTCTTCAATAAGCA aCCAACTGAATTAGATGCTCTGGTGTTTGGACATCTGTTCACAATCCTTACTACTCAACTTATCACTGATGAACTctcagaaaaagtgaaaaactaCAGTAACCTCACAGCCTTTTGTCGGCGAATAGAGCAGCAGTACTTTGAGGGTCATGATAAAGACAGCTCTGCAACTGGAGCAGCCAGATCTGCCAAGAGGCCCTTACCAAAATAA